Genomic segment of Prochlorococcus marinus CUG1433:
ATTTAATAATTTTTGCCATAATAATCTTGCTTCTTCAATAACAATTTTTTTTCTAGTTTTCATTAATGGAGGTTTTTCTCCATGAATTCCCATAATAATTCCTTCTTCAATAAACATATAATCATTAGATTTATCAGAATTATCTCTATCTTTGTAAAAA
This window contains:
- a CDS encoding DUF1651 domain-containing protein; this encodes MNTTNDFWLIDPNFVGVMRFYKDRDNSDKSNDYMFIEEGIIMGIHGEKPPLMKTRKKIVIEEARLLWQKLLNEGWQKTNKKW